Proteins found in one Pelmatolapia mariae isolate MD_Pm_ZW linkage group LG7, Pm_UMD_F_2, whole genome shotgun sequence genomic segment:
- the pmchl gene encoding pro-melanin-concentrating hormone, like has protein sequence MRQSRLSIIFAVALFFKCYALTVALPMAKAEDGSLEQDAFTSLLNDEATENSLGDAELSSMTKSRAPKVIVIAADANLWRDLRVLHNGLPLYKRRVDENNQVVEHKDVGQDLTIPILRRDTMRCMVGRVYRPCWEV, from the coding sequence ATGAGGCAGTCGCGCCTGTCCATCATCTTTGCTGTAGCGCTCTTTTTCAAGTGCTACGCTCTGACAGTGGCATTACCCATGGCCAAGGCTGAAGACGGCTCCTTGGAACAGGATGCTTTTACCTCCCTGCTGAACGATGAGGCCACGGAAAACAGCCTAGGCGATGCAGAGCTGTCCTCCATGACCAAATCCAGAGCTCCGAAGGTAATCGTCATCGCCGCTGATGCAAACCTGTGGAGGGACCTGCGGGTGCTGCACAACGGGCTACCCCTCTACAAGCGCAGAGTCGACGAAAACAACCAGGTTGTCGAGCACAAAGATGTCGGACAGGACCTGACCATCCCCATCCTCAGGAGAGACACCATGAGGTGCATGGTGGGACGAGTGTATCGGCCATGCTGGGAGGTGTAG